From the genome of Halictus rubicundus isolate RS-2024b chromosome 2, iyHalRubi1_principal, whole genome shotgun sequence, one region includes:
- the LOC143364020 gene encoding uncharacterized protein LOC143364020, whose translation MQGPASVKVLREDEDLKVIRKEDSNTFSCDVCNKQFKKKYILRHKLIHETQEKKLFSEDSSSMELTCQKQEPLSCLICDFRCSKRSSMIAHLAQDHDGSGMSMSTTKRKFACVICGLTCSRKETLRSHFVRKHTQHYEFPCKQCGKEFKVKGDLTTHIRLNHQEAPVMCDVCGKTCRNSHSLYTHQKHAHYKAKYECPVCHRRLVTKENLDQHVLTQHEKKEKCVCEECGKTFFENHDFRKHMRIHTGDKPYKCTVCARAFTTHSSLSQHLLLHTGERIYVCDVCGKSFAQKAGLICHRKIHSGTLPPLPVMHIDHILKEFMSK comes from the exons AT GCAGGGACCAGCATCCGTGAAGGTGCTCCGTGAAGACGAGGACTTGAAAGTGATACGAAAGGAAGATTCTAACACGTTCAGCTGCGATGTTTGCAACAAACagtttaaaaagaaatacatcCTACGACACAAGCTGATACACGAAACTCAGGAGAAAAAGCTATTTTCCGAAGACTCTTCGTCCATGGAGCTAACCTGCCAGAAGCAGGAGCCTCTTTCTTGCTTGATCTGCGACTTCCGTTGCAGCAAGAGGTCCAGCATGATCGCCCATCTGGCTCAGGATCACGACGGATCAGGGATGAGCATGTCCACCACCAAACGGAAATTCGCCTGCGTAATTTGCGGCCTGACCTGCTCGCGCAAGGAGACGCTGAGGTCTCACTTCGTGCGCAAGCATACGCAACACTACGAGTTCCCTTGTAAACAGTGCGGCAAGGAGTTCAAGGTCAAGGGCGACCTGACGACGCACATTCGGCTGAATCATCAGGAGGCCCCGGTGATGTGCGACGTGTGCGGGAAGACCTGTCGCAACAGCCACAGTTTGTACACCCATCAGAAGCACGCTCATTACAAAGCGAAGTACGAGTGTCCGGTCTGCCACAGGCGACTGGTCACCAAGGAGAACCTGGACCAGCATGTTCTCACCCAGCACGAGAAGAAGGAGAAGTGCGTGTGCGAGGAGTGCGGCAAGACCTTCTTCGAGAATCACGACTTCAGGAAGCACATGCGAATACACACCGGGGACAAGCCGTACAAATGCACGGTTTGCGCAAGGGCTTTCACCACTCACAGCAGTCTGAGCCAACACCTGCTTCTGCACACGGGAGAGAGGATCTACGTCTGCGACGTTTGCGGAAAGTCCTTCGCCCAGAAGGCTGGCCTCATTTGCCATAGGAAGATACATTCTGGAACGCTGCCGCCTCTACCGGTCATGCATATCGATCACATCTTGAAAGAGTTCATGAGCAAATGA